In the genome of Bacillus sp. S3, one region contains:
- a CDS encoding SCO family protein, giving the protein MKKIPVIMMSLILVLIAGCGTAKNINVKLSTPKTFTPGKPIVMQFTIKDGEGNPVEDANITANLNMKNMDHGTIPVSAEDIGEGKYVGTADLPMNGDWIAAISVEHDGKKFEEEKQFSVEVKTAENAHKVTKDVSLPDFNLVDENGGPVTKQDLFGKTVVMTFTYVNCIDPNACPILLGNFSNLQHDIKAKGNNPRNLLLVSVSLDPEKDTPEAMKEHAEKMNFDLSYLKMLTGEMGEIQKLTATLGVYFEKKGTEVLHDNKTFIFNQDGKLTHEFTGSYMDRDELLQVVTSEK; this is encoded by the coding sequence ATGAAAAAAATACCTGTTATCATGATGAGCCTGATCCTCGTTTTAATTGCTGGATGTGGGACAGCAAAAAACATAAATGTAAAACTTTCGACACCCAAAACGTTTACACCGGGAAAACCAATTGTGATGCAATTTACCATTAAAGATGGGGAAGGAAATCCAGTCGAAGATGCTAACATAACAGCTAATTTGAATATGAAAAATATGGATCATGGAACTATTCCGGTTTCTGCTGAAGACATTGGCGAAGGGAAATATGTTGGAACGGCTGATTTGCCAATGAATGGCGACTGGATTGCAGCAATCAGTGTCGAGCATGATGGTAAAAAATTTGAGGAGGAGAAACAGTTTTCAGTAGAAGTAAAAACAGCCGAAAATGCTCATAAAGTGACAAAGGATGTTAGCCTTCCAGATTTCAACCTAGTGGATGAAAATGGCGGTCCAGTGACGAAACAAGATCTGTTTGGAAAAACAGTGGTCATGACTTTTACTTACGTAAACTGCATCGACCCGAATGCCTGCCCGATTTTATTAGGCAATTTTAGTAACCTGCAGCATGATATCAAAGCGAAGGGGAATAATCCAAGGAATCTATTACTTGTTTCTGTTTCGCTTGACCCGGAAAAGGATACCCCTGAAGCAATGAAAGAACATGCAGAGAAAATGAATTTTGATCTGTCTTATTTAAAAATGCTGACGGGAGAGATGGGGGAAATTCAAAAGTTGACCGCTACGCTCGGTGTATATTTTGAAAAAAAAGGCACAGAAGTATTACATGACAACAAAACCTTTATATTTAATCAGGACGGAAAGCTAACCCATGAATTCACAGGCAGCTATATGGATAGGGATGAATTGCTGCAGGTTGTTACAAGTGAAAAATAA
- a CDS encoding AI-2E family transporter, with the protein MRKSKLQFWLIQILLIFTIIFVSTKISFLFAPIGVFFSTIFFPILITGFLFFMLNPIVNFLERQKVPRIVAILIIYVVFAGILVLAIGNLVPVITKQVTALANEIPVYADKTMKFVDNLAHSSEFKRFMTQQSDLIESIQKRLMEFGNTLPNRITGAIGNIVGIIANIAIILVTVPFLLFYMFKDGHKFPLAVGKFIPHEYREEGHSILKETGETLSAYIQGQVTVALAVGTLAFIGYLIIDMPFALVLALTVAFTNIIPYVGPIIGGAPAVLIALFDSPTKALLVVLVIAIAQQIEGNVLSPMILGKSLDTHPATIIIILLAAGNLAGVLGMILAVPTYAVTKTIVLNVVKFLRARKRAGSTVEET; encoded by the coding sequence TTGAGAAAGTCAAAATTACAATTCTGGCTCATACAAATTTTACTGATCTTTACCATCATTTTTGTTTCAACAAAAATATCCTTTTTGTTCGCACCAATTGGCGTCTTTTTCTCAACTATTTTCTTCCCGATTTTAATTACCGGCTTTTTATTTTTTATGTTGAATCCAATTGTGAATTTTCTCGAACGGCAAAAAGTCCCAAGAATCGTGGCCATCCTGATTATATACGTTGTTTTTGCCGGAATCCTCGTACTTGCCATTGGGAATTTGGTACCGGTCATTACTAAGCAGGTAACGGCACTTGCAAATGAAATCCCAGTCTATGCTGACAAGACAATGAAATTTGTTGATAATTTGGCGCATTCGTCGGAATTCAAACGATTCATGACCCAGCAAAGCGACTTAATTGAATCAATCCAAAAAAGGCTGATGGAGTTTGGCAACACACTACCCAACAGGATTACAGGGGCGATTGGCAATATAGTTGGCATTATCGCTAATATTGCGATTATCCTGGTCACGGTCCCGTTTTTATTATTTTACATGTTCAAGGACGGGCACAAATTCCCGTTAGCAGTAGGGAAGTTTATTCCACATGAGTACCGGGAGGAAGGACACTCAATCTTAAAAGAAACAGGCGAGACCCTTTCCGCCTATATTCAAGGACAGGTAACCGTGGCTTTGGCTGTGGGAACACTGGCATTCATTGGCTACTTAATTATTGATATGCCATTTGCGCTCGTGTTAGCTCTGACTGTGGCCTTCACTAACATCATTCCCTACGTCGGCCCAATCATAGGCGGTGCGCCCGCGGTCTTGATCGCACTCTTCGATTCCCCGACGAAAGCGTTGCTGGTTGTACTTGTCATTGCCATTGCCCAGCAAATTGAAGGAAATGTTTTATCACCGATGATACTAGGCAAGTCCTTGGATACACATCCGGCAACCATTATCATCATTTTGCTGGCAGCTGGAAACCTTGCCGGCGTTCTCGGAATGATCTTAGCCGTCCCGACCTATGCCGTAACGAAAACCATTGTTTTAAATGTGGTGAAGTTCTTACGTGCTAGGAAAAGGGCGGGTAGTACAGTGGAGGAAACATAG
- a CDS encoding carbon-nitrogen hydrolase family protein codes for MDTNQNVRVAVIQAASVIMERDASIEKAVSLIKQAGEKGAKIVVFPEAFIPAYPRGLSFGTIIGSRTENGRKDWYRYWENSIPVPGEATEQLGAAAREAGVYLIMGVIERDSEFSGGTLYCSVIFIGPDGTLLGKHRKLKPTAAERIVWGEGDGSTLPVFDTPYGKIGALICWENYMPLARAAMYAQGVQLYIAPTADARESWQSTIRHIAMEGRCFVLSSNQYVTKDMYPMDLACYNDLDSAPDVMCNGGSAIVGPLGEYVAEPVWGKEEIIIADLDMKQIAYSQFDFDPVGHYSRPDVFKLLVNKEKQESAIQMK; via the coding sequence GTGGATACGAATCAAAATGTCAGGGTTGCCGTAATTCAAGCTGCATCCGTTATTATGGAACGCGATGCGTCGATTGAAAAAGCTGTTAGCCTAATAAAACAAGCAGGTGAAAAGGGCGCCAAAATCGTTGTTTTTCCGGAAGCTTTTATCCCCGCCTATCCAAGAGGATTATCCTTTGGAACCATAATCGGTAGCCGTACGGAAAATGGGAGGAAGGATTGGTACCGATATTGGGAGAACTCGATCCCTGTACCTGGTGAAGCGACGGAACAACTTGGAGCGGCCGCACGTGAAGCAGGCGTTTACCTTATCATGGGTGTTATCGAGCGTGATAGTGAATTTAGTGGTGGTACACTTTATTGTTCTGTGATTTTTATCGGACCTGATGGAACTCTTTTAGGAAAACATCGAAAGTTAAAACCAACAGCAGCAGAACGGATTGTTTGGGGTGAGGGAGATGGCAGTACGCTGCCTGTGTTTGATACCCCCTATGGAAAAATTGGAGCATTGATTTGCTGGGAAAACTATATGCCTTTAGCCAGGGCAGCCATGTATGCGCAAGGGGTTCAGCTTTATATTGCACCTACTGCAGATGCGAGAGAGTCATGGCAGTCGACCATTCGTCACATTGCCATGGAAGGAAGATGCTTTGTGTTGTCCTCCAATCAATATGTAACGAAGGACATGTATCCAATGGATTTAGCTTGTTATAATGACCTTGACTCCGCTCCCGATGTGATGTGTAACGGTGGCAGTGCGATCGTTGGACCACTTGGTGAGTATGTTGCGGAGCCTGTTTGGGGAAAAGAAGAAATCATCATTGCCGACCTTGATATGAAACAGATAGCTTATAGCCAATTTGACTTTGATCCAGTCGGTCACTATTCAAGGCCGGATGTTTTTAAATTGTTGGTAAACAAGGAAAAGCAGGAGAGCGCCATCCAGATGAAATAA
- a CDS encoding N-acetylmuramoyl-L-alanine amidase family protein, giving the protein MKKYLISAFFALFFIWGVHSQASAANGGMHPCDRFSHPTDPLVFWYTNGFSATNDPYNLDPDKNGVPCGISKQYYDSFLKTVKGWKASGGKWYYYQPGFKTPHKGWLHYLKDWYYLDGKGVMQTGWLKWNGRWYLLSPSGEMKTGWALDKGTWYFLDMSGAMKTGWLKDKGKWYYLEASGAMRSAPWTVSGVTYFFESTGAMKTGWIKHEGKWYYYDTNGPKKGWLLNRGNWYYLDSKGVMKTGWLTSGSTWYYLSTSGAMHKGWLHLGNTTYYLNEDSGAMLTGWQFIGYQVYYFYPSGAMAVNTTIDGKELGPDGGLIFNDPYIEKLNEIASQYGVYCIPLYDYLNNFYMYFFGNDEETITSVATPKGLATFQKPQKDLAVDVVIALGLQGTADELRADVDKALSEKQDVSTENWYIYYDTESGGFMIIWGELLQEIGNELGNFVGGELQGLGGELPDLDNKLSKLKVKALQLKPSYSK; this is encoded by the coding sequence ATGAAAAAGTACCTAATTTCTGCGTTTTTTGCGTTATTTTTTATCTGGGGAGTTCACTCGCAGGCTTCGGCCGCTAACGGCGGCATGCATCCCTGTGACAGATTTTCCCATCCAACTGATCCGCTGGTGTTCTGGTACACAAATGGCTTCAGTGCGACGAATGACCCGTACAACCTTGATCCCGACAAGAATGGTGTGCCGTGCGGTATTTCGAAGCAATACTATGATTCGTTCCTGAAAACGGTCAAGGGTTGGAAGGCAAGCGGTGGCAAATGGTATTACTATCAACCAGGCTTCAAAACGCCTCACAAGGGCTGGCTGCATTATTTGAAAGACTGGTATTACCTTGACGGGAAGGGTGTTATGCAAACCGGCTGGCTGAAATGGAACGGCCGCTGGTACCTCCTATCGCCGAGCGGTGAGATGAAGACAGGCTGGGCTTTGGACAAGGGCACCTGGTATTTCCTTGACATGAGCGGCGCGATGAAAACCGGCTGGCTAAAGGATAAGGGCAAATGGTACTACCTTGAAGCAAGCGGCGCGATGCGGTCGGCGCCATGGACCGTTAGCGGTGTCACTTATTTTTTTGAATCAACTGGGGCGATGAAAACTGGCTGGATCAAGCATGAAGGCAAGTGGTACTACTATGACACAAACGGTCCTAAGAAAGGCTGGCTATTGAACAGGGGGAATTGGTATTACCTTGATTCAAAAGGCGTCATGAAGACGGGCTGGCTTACTTCGGGCAGCACCTGGTATTACTTGAGCACGTCAGGTGCAATGCATAAAGGCTGGCTGCATCTAGGGAACACCACATATTACTTGAATGAGGATTCCGGAGCGATGTTGACGGGCTGGCAATTCATTGGCTATCAAGTGTATTACTTCTACCCGAGTGGTGCGATGGCGGTTAACACAACAATCGATGGGAAAGAGCTTGGCCCGGACGGCGGTTTAATTTTCAATGACCCTTATATTGAAAAATTGAATGAGATTGCCAGCCAGTACGGGGTCTACTGCATCCCTCTATACGATTATCTGAACAATTTCTACATGTACTTTTTCGGCAACGACGAGGAGACCATCACATCCGTTGCAACACCAAAGGGGTTAGCCACTTTCCAGAAGCCTCAAAAGGATTTGGCTGTTGACGTAGTCATTGCGCTTGGCCTCCAGGGAACGGCCGACGAGTTAAGAGCTGATGTGGACAAGGCACTCAGCGAAAAACAGGACGTATCCACGGAAAACTGGTACATCTACTATGATACGGAATCCGGGGGTTTTATGATCATTTGGGGCGAGCTTCTGCAAGAGATCGGCAATGAACTGGGGAATTTTGTTGGCGGTGAATTGCAAGGGCTTGGTGGTGAGTTGCCGGACCTTGATAATAAGTTGTCAAAATTGAAAGTGAAGGCGTTACAGCTTAAACCTTCTTATTCAAAATAG